The sequence AATGGTTATGCTCGACGGCGTGAACTTCACCGAGCTTTCCGATGCCGAGCGGACGCGCGTGCGCAAGTCGAAGATTGGTTTTGTTTTCCAGAAATTCAATCTGCTGCCCACTCTCGATGCGTTGGGGAACATTCGCATCGCTCAGGATATCGCGGGAAAAAACGGCACCCTGGATCCGGCGTATTTCCAGCGCATCACGCAATTACTTGGGATCGAGAAGCGCCTGACCCACCGGCCCTCCGAGCTGTCGGGAGGAGAACAGCAGCGGGTAGCGCTGGCGCGCGCGCTGGTCAACAAGCCGGCCATCATCCTGGCGGACGAGCCCACCGGCAATCTCGATACGCAGAATTCGGAAACCGTCCTGACGTTGTTGCAACAGTCCAACAAGGAGCTGGGGCAGACGGTGCTGATGATCACGCACAACCCTGACGCCGCGGAGTTTGCCGATCGCCGGATCTATATGCGCGATGGGCGGATCGTTCCCAAAGACGATTACCATCTTCATCCGGTGGGCTGAGAAGATCTATCTCGGAATCCTTTTCTGCCGCATCTGTGCGGTTCGCAATTCCAGGGCGCGCTGGTAGGCAGCCTGAGATTCGTTCTGCATACCTTTAGCGTCGTAGGCGTTGGCCAGCCAGGTATGCCAGTCGGCGTCGTTCGGTTTTGCCTTGACCGCTTGCTGAAAGGCAGCAATCGCTTCGTCGTAGCGCTTCAGGCTCATCGCCGAAATTCCTAAGGCGTAAGCGGCTACGCCACTATCGGGCCGCAGTTTTACGGCGGTTCGCAAGGCTTCGATGGCCTGGGCATGTCGATCCTGCCGTTGCAGCGTCAATCCCAGGTAATACCAGCTATCGGCAGCTTTGGGATCAAATTGCGCAGCTTTGGCAAAGGCGTCGCTTGCTTCTTCCCACTTCGCCTGCTTGAAATAAAGATGGCCGAGCGAATCCCACGCCACCGCGGATTGTGGATTCGACTGAACCACCTGCTTCAGCGTGTTCTCCGCCTCATCCATCTGGCCCTTGCGTACGTAGGCATCGCCAAGAAGCAACAGCACCGCCGGATCGCCGGGCTTGCGCTGCCTGAGAACGTTCAGGGTTCGCAGAGCCTGATCGGTTTTCCCGGAATTCAGCTCCTCGCGTGCACTCTCCAATTGCGCCAGGTAGCCATCCTTCTTCCATACCAGGGCGCCTGCGGCGAGCAAGACGGCAACTCCTCCGACCAGAATGACGCGGCGGAATTGCTGCGCCGGCTCGCTTGCCCCCAGGTGGCGCCCCAACGCTGCGCCCGCAAGCAGTCCAAAAATGAAGCCTCCGAGGTGCGCGCCGTTATCGATACCAGGCTGGACGATTCCAAAGACCAGGTTGTATCCGGCAAAGATCAACAAGCTGCGCAATAGCGATCCCGCGGCTTGCCGTGGAAACGGCAGGTGGCCGAAATGCAGCGTGGTTATCAGCGCACCCGCTATGCCGAAGATGGCGCCGGAAGCGCCAGCGCTCACCGCTACCGGACTCCGCACCAGGCTTCCCAGGCTGCCGGCAATTGCCGTGCCCAGATAAATCAGCAGGAAGGTGCGCTTGCCGTAAATGACCTCGGAAAGGTATCCCACATTCAGCAGCGCCCACATGTTGAACGCCAGGTGGAGGATTCCGATGTGCACGAACGCACACGTCAGCAGGCGCCACCACTGGCCATTCATGGTCAGCGGACCATAGTTGGCCCCCCAGCGAATGATTTGCTCGGCTGTGGGACTGGTTGGACTCGCGCCCTTCAACACCATCAGCAGGTAGACAAGGATGTTCAGGCCGACAAGAACTCCGGTTAAAGACAGGAACAGGTCGCGATAGCTGTAGGGCTGGCGTCGGAGTGGGGTTGGTTGCGCGACCGGAGGGTGCGAGCGCTGACAGTCCGCGCAGGTCTGCTGAGGTTGTCCCATGGTCGATGAGGGGAACTCTTTTCCGCACTGTGCGCAGATGGCCAATAAAGCAGTTCTCTAAAATGCTCAAAAAGAGCAACTGTTTCGGATGGTATCACGACATGAATTAGGGCTTTCGTGCTTGCCATGTTGAGCCTGACCATCCGAAGTACCGCAAGATCTTTCGACTCGGGCCGGAGTTGTTGAATGCCGGCCCTCGCTCAAGATGACAGGCCAAAGGTGGTTCCGATCTGCAGTCTTTCTAGCTTACGTTACAATCCCTCCACTCACCGTCAGGAGGATTGCTTGAGGCTTGGGGCGCGTCTGCTTGTCCTGGTTTTGCTGGGGAGTTCGCTTTGCCTGGCACAGCATCATCGTGGCCGACCTGCTCCGGTGCGCACGCCGCCAGCGCCCGCTGCTTCGCTGCAAACTCCGGAAGAGCGCGCATCTCACTATCTTGATTCCGTCCGCAGCCAGCCCGGCTTGCTGCTGGAGTTTTTGCGCAACTTTCCCAAGGGAGGAGATCTGCACAATCACCTGGTCGGCTCTATTTATGCGGAGAGTTTTATTCAATGGGCTGCCGACGACGGCTATTGTATCGACCGCACCTCCAACGCTTTCTCGCCATCTCCCTGTGAAAAAGCAACGATTCCCGCAAAACAGTTGCTGACTGATCCACAGCTTTACAGTGCCGCCCTGGGCGCGCTCTCGATGTACCAATTTGTGCCCGGCTCGGAATCCGGACACGATCATTTCTTTCGCACCTTTCCTAAATTTCTTCCCGTAGCTGCGAATCACATGGGAGAAGAGCTGGCGGAAGTGGCAGCGCGCGCCGGACGGCAAAACGAAATGTATCTGGAATTGATCGTCGGACCGGAATGGGGAGAAGCGGCACGTTTTGGAGCGAGCATCGGATGGGATTCCGACTTAAAGACGCTGCAACAAAAGATGCTGAATGGCGGTCTCGCCCGAGTGGTTGCGACTTCGCGTGCGAACCTGGATGCAGCCGAGGCTAAAATGCGCCAGTTGCTGCACTGCGGAACAACGAACGCAGACCCCGGGTGCGCGGTCACCATCCGGTACGAATTTGAAGTGCTTCGCGGCTTGCCTCCCGCACAGGTGTTCGCCGCCATCCTTGCAGGATTTGAGCTTGCCGCTCAGGATCCGCGCATCATCAGCGTGAACCCGGTGATGCCCGAGGATTGGTACGTTCCTATGCACGACTTCAGCCTGCACATGCAAATGTTCGAGTTTCTGCGCAAGCAATATCCACATGTGCGCCTCAGCATGCATGCCGGCGAGTTGACGATGGGTTTGGTTCCCCCCGACGGGTTGCGCTTCCATATTCGTGATTCGATCCGCCGCGGAGGAGCGCAGCGCATCGGGCACGGCGTGGACTTGCCCTATGAAGATGATCCCTTTGAACTCCTGCGCGAGATGGCCGCTCATCATGTAGCCGTCGAAATCTGCCTTACCAGCAATGACCTGATTCTTGGCGTAAAGGGCGACCCTCATCCTCTGCCGCTTTATCTCCAATATGGTGTGCCGGTGGTGCTGGCCACCGACGACGAGGGCGTATCGCGCTCCGACATGACCCAAGAATATTTGCGGGCGACGCAGACTTATGGTCTGAAATATGCGGAGCTGAAGCGGATTTCCCGGCACAGCCTGGAATATTCATTTCTCAAGGGTGAAAGCCTGTGGTCGGATGCTGGCACTTTCCACCGCATAGCCGCCTGCACAGCCGACAACCCGGCCGCTGCCTCGACATCCGAAGGGTGCCGAAAGTGGCTGGCCGGCAACCCCAAGGCCCAGCTGGAATGGAAACTCGAGGCTGCATTTGCGCACTTCGAGACGCAATGTTGTGGCGCAGCCCCTGCCAAGGGGGTAAAATAGGCGCCAATTATGGCGAGTTGAGCCGAGTCCCCGCCAGGTGATGTCCAAAGTAGCGCTGGAATATGGTTTACGCTTGCAGGGCGCTGCCATCTGCAGAATAATCGGTCGGTTGTCTCCTCCCCGGAAGGTGGGTGGGCCTTCCAATGACCTGTCCTAAATGTGGCGCTGAGAATTCCGACGCGGTGTCGCGCTGCCTGAAGTGTGGCTCGTCGCTGGTGGTCAGCGTAGAAGCCGAAACCTGGGCTGGAGGAACACGAGCAGCATCCGCGGACGAGACCTGGGCGCCTAACTCAAAGCCTGCCTCACCCCGCTCTGGGACCGATGAAACCTGGGCCGGTCCAATCAAGCCGCCCACAGCTCCTTCCGACGCGCAGACCTGGGTAGGTCCATCTTCCGACGCCCCTACTGCCCTGCCGTTTTCGCGCTCTGCCTACTCCAATGCTCCCACCGCAGTGGGCTTTGGTTTTGGCGCGACCGCCGCAGCCCAGGGACAAATCGATTTCGGACCGCGCTACCAGGTGGAGAAACTGCTCGGCCAGGGCGGCATGGGAGCGGTTTACAAAGCCTACGACAAGGATCTTGATCGCACCGTCGCGCTCAAGCTGATTCGCCCCGAATTGACCGTTCATCCCGAGTCCATGATGCGCTTCAAGCAGGAGCTCCTGCTGGCCAGCAAGATCTCCCACAAGAACATCCTGCGCATCCACGACCTCGGCGACGCCGCGGGCATG comes from Terriglobales bacterium and encodes:
- a CDS encoding ABC transporter ATP-binding protein, which gives rise to MAAIIEVQDVRKSYHVGKVEVPALRGVSMSVEKGKFVAILGPSGSGKSTLFYILGGLTRSDSGMVMLDGVNFTELSDAERTRVRKSKIGFVFQKFNLLPTLDALGNIRIAQDIAGKNGTLDPAYFQRITQLLGIEKRLTHRPSELSGGEQQRVALARALVNKPAIILADEPTGNLDTQNSETVLTLLQQSNKELGQTVLMITHNPDAAEFADRRIYMRDGRIVPKDDYHLHPVG
- a CDS encoding rhomboid family intramembrane serine protease, whose translation is MGQPQQTCADCQRSHPPVAQPTPLRRQPYSYRDLFLSLTGVLVGLNILVYLLMVLKGASPTSPTAEQIIRWGANYGPLTMNGQWWRLLTCAFVHIGILHLAFNMWALLNVGYLSEVIYGKRTFLLIYLGTAIAGSLGSLVRSPVAVSAGASGAIFGIAGALITTLHFGHLPFPRQAAGSLLRSLLIFAGYNLVFGIVQPGIDNGAHLGGFIFGLLAGAALGRHLGASEPAQQFRRVILVGGVAVLLAAGALVWKKDGYLAQLESAREELNSGKTDQALRTLNVLRQRKPGDPAVLLLLGDAYVRKGQMDEAENTLKQVVQSNPQSAVAWDSLGHLYFKQAKWEEASDAFAKAAQFDPKAADSWYYLGLTLQRQDRHAQAIEALRTAVKLRPDSGVAAYALGISAMSLKRYDEAIAAFQQAVKAKPNDADWHTWLANAYDAKGMQNESQAAYQRALELRTAQMRQKRIPR
- a CDS encoding adenosine deaminase yields the protein MRLGARLLVLVLLGSSLCLAQHHRGRPAPVRTPPAPAASLQTPEERASHYLDSVRSQPGLLLEFLRNFPKGGDLHNHLVGSIYAESFIQWAADDGYCIDRTSNAFSPSPCEKATIPAKQLLTDPQLYSAALGALSMYQFVPGSESGHDHFFRTFPKFLPVAANHMGEELAEVAARAGRQNEMYLELIVGPEWGEAARFGASIGWDSDLKTLQQKMLNGGLARVVATSRANLDAAEAKMRQLLHCGTTNADPGCAVTIRYEFEVLRGLPPAQVFAAILAGFELAAQDPRIISVNPVMPEDWYVPMHDFSLHMQMFEFLRKQYPHVRLSMHAGELTMGLVPPDGLRFHIRDSIRRGGAQRIGHGVDLPYEDDPFELLREMAAHHVAVEICLTSNDLILGVKGDPHPLPLYLQYGVPVVLATDDEGVSRSDMTQEYLRATQTYGLKYAELKRISRHSLEYSFLKGESLWSDAGTFHRIAACTADNPAAASTSEGCRKWLAGNPKAQLEWKLEAAFAHFETQCCGAAPAKGVK